In one Geoglobus acetivorans genomic region, the following are encoded:
- a CDS encoding MBL fold metallo-hydrolase: protein MDIIILGSGVYSGTPKPLCSCENCSRARKFFPYRRTRFSVYVPEIKALIDPSPDLHYHLGHINEEIDHVFITHAHFDHIGGLPELQIFSHIKIYGHHKTLEVARDLQKRFVGETRWNWEYFPLEFNRWYDFGFMVYHFKVAHEPVEAAGGFILRVKNKKLVITGDTGPEILDDSSTIEKIKGADLLVADMTHKHSVPNAHLGVDDAVKLAREVGAKKTVFAHINHTNYTHEELEERVRPYLVARDFMHVLV from the coding sequence ATGGACATTATCATACTGGGCTCAGGAGTGTATAGCGGTACTCCAAAGCCTTTATGCAGCTGTGAGAACTGTTCGAGAGCAAGAAAATTCTTTCCATATAGAAGAACGCGCTTTTCAGTATATGTTCCCGAAATTAAAGCGCTGATAGACCCTTCGCCGGATCTGCATTATCATTTAGGGCATATTAATGAGGAAATCGACCATGTCTTTATCACACATGCTCACTTCGATCACATAGGGGGTCTGCCTGAGCTCCAGATTTTCAGCCATATCAAAATTTACGGGCACCATAAGACGCTTGAAGTGGCCAGAGATCTACAAAAACGCTTTGTGGGAGAGACCAGGTGGAACTGGGAATATTTTCCTTTGGAGTTCAACAGATGGTATGACTTTGGCTTTATGGTTTACCACTTTAAAGTTGCCCACGAGCCTGTAGAAGCGGCAGGAGGCTTCATACTCCGAGTTAAAAACAAAAAGTTGGTGATAACTGGCGATACTGGCCCAGAGATTCTTGATGATAGCAGTACTATAGAAAAAATAAAAGGTGCTGACTTGCTTGTTGCAGATATGACACATAAACACTCAGTCCCGAATGCCCATCTTGGAGTTGACGATGCGGTAAAGCTGGCCCGGGAGGTTGGGGCAAAGAAAACTGTCTTTGCCCACATAAACCACACGAACTACACGCACGAAGAGCTTGAAGAAAGGGTAAGGCCCTATCTGGTGGCGAGGGACTTCATGCATGTTCTGGTTTAG
- a CDS encoding molybdopterin dinucleotide binding domain-containing protein produces the protein MIEVEIISGRTIDQGKTVEEKLSEEYFKAVSYCEINETDFKKLGLKEGDRVKVKTEFGEVVVFAKIGELPRGVIFIPMGPYANQVISDDTDGTGMPRFKGVKGTVVKTEEDVKSVRELLGVE, from the coding sequence ATGATTGAGGTTGAAATCATTTCTGGCAGAACAATAGACCAGGGAAAGACCGTAGAAGAGAAACTTTCTGAGGAATACTTCAAAGCCGTCAGCTACTGTGAGATAAACGAGACGGACTTTAAAAAACTCGGTCTGAAAGAGGGGGACAGGGTTAAAGTAAAGACGGAGTTTGGAGAAGTTGTTGTCTTTGCGAAAATTGGAGAACTGCCCAGAGGAGTTATCTTCATACCAATGGGTCCGTATGCAAATCAGGTAATTTCTGACGACACCGATGGCACAGGAATGCCAAGATTCAAGGGCGTAAAAGGGACTGTAGTGAAAACAGAAGAGGATGTTAAGTCTGTTAGAGAACTTTTAGGGGTGGAATAA
- a CDS encoding aldehyde ferredoxin oxidoreductase family protein: MNLARVDLSSRDVRVSEIPESVERELIGGKGIATKLLLSIPEKADPMSQENAIILAVGPVNPFRLSGASRMTAVFKSPLTGGYGESQCGGFAPHEMALTGIHCLMLEGRSERPVYLVVENGSVGIKCADHLWGLDAFETEEALRKDEGGEVIAIGQAGENLVRFACITHRRGRQFGRAGGGAVLGSKRVKAIVFKGDGESRVDREFEEFLDSQVISKLSALQKYGTPNIMWLVNKSKSLPSYYWERSEFDIESIDAEEMLRYFVRRNACFGCRVACGRISRTDKAEVEGPEYETLYAFGSLLGNHDLESIIEANELADRLGMDTISLGNAIGFAIRLSRLGKLDEALDFGEGNRYVELVRKVAFRKGIGDLLAEGVAGMEKLTGVEGVHVNGLEPPAYDPRGIFGMALAYATSPRGACHMRSCAYRPNLAGQLDRHSPEGQARLVKELEDFYAVVDSLVYCRFLTLPQIGMGWEDVARLLKIATGREYTTGQLKAIGHKIHSMSWEFNRREGVEYGKMPSVLFEYGLSRDDFERMLGEYRKLRE, from the coding sequence ATGAACCTTGCCCGTGTGGATCTGAGCAGCAGGGATGTCAGGGTCTCGGAAATTCCGGAGAGCGTTGAAAGGGAGCTGATAGGCGGGAAGGGTATTGCCACCAAGCTTCTGCTCAGCATTCCAGAAAAAGCAGACCCTATGTCCCAAGAAAACGCGATAATCTTAGCTGTAGGCCCTGTTAACCCCTTCAGACTGTCCGGAGCTTCCAGGATGACCGCGGTTTTCAAATCCCCCCTCACAGGCGGGTACGGGGAAAGTCAGTGCGGCGGTTTTGCACCTCATGAGATGGCACTGACGGGAATTCACTGCCTCATGCTGGAGGGCAGGAGTGAAAGGCCGGTCTATCTGGTGGTCGAGAACGGAAGTGTCGGGATAAAGTGCGCAGACCACCTCTGGGGGCTTGATGCGTTCGAGACTGAAGAAGCGCTAAGGAAGGATGAGGGCGGGGAGGTCATCGCCATCGGACAGGCCGGAGAGAACCTGGTCAGGTTTGCATGCATAACTCACAGGAGGGGCAGGCAGTTTGGAAGGGCTGGCGGAGGAGCGGTTCTCGGCTCGAAGAGGGTGAAGGCCATCGTCTTTAAAGGAGACGGGGAGAGCAGGGTTGACAGGGAGTTCGAGGAGTTTCTTGACAGCCAGGTGATCTCAAAGCTATCCGCTCTGCAGAAATACGGGACGCCAAACATCATGTGGCTGGTGAACAAATCGAAGAGCCTGCCTTCGTACTATTGGGAGAGATCCGAGTTCGACATTGAGAGCATTGACGCTGAGGAGATGCTCAGGTACTTTGTCAGGAGAAACGCTTGCTTTGGATGCAGGGTTGCCTGCGGGAGGATAAGCAGGACTGATAAGGCTGAGGTTGAGGGGCCCGAATACGAAACCCTCTACGCATTCGGCTCCCTGCTCGGTAACCATGATCTGGAATCCATAATTGAAGCCAATGAACTTGCGGACAGACTTGGAATGGACACCATATCTCTCGGCAATGCTATCGGCTTTGCAATCAGGCTCAGTAGGCTTGGAAAGCTCGACGAGGCGCTGGACTTTGGTGAAGGAAACAGATACGTGGAACTCGTCAGGAAGGTCGCTTTCAGGAAGGGCATTGGAGACCTACTGGCAGAAGGTGTTGCAGGGATGGAAAAGCTAACAGGAGTTGAGGGCGTGCATGTGAACGGACTTGAACCTCCAGCCTACGATCCAAGAGGAATTTTCGGCATGGCGCTGGCATACGCAACCTCGCCAAGAGGAGCGTGTCACATGAGGAGCTGTGCCTACAGGCCAAACCTTGCCGGACAGCTTGACAGACACTCTCCAGAAGGGCAGGCGAGGCTGGTTAAGGAGCTTGAGGATTTCTATGCGGTTGTTGACAGCTTGGTTTACTGCCGCTTCCTAACGCTGCCGCAAATAGGGATGGGCTGGGAGGACGTGGCAAGGCTGCTGAAGATTGCCACTGGTAGGGAGTACACCACAGGCCAGCTGAAAGCAATCGGCCATAAGATCCACAGCATGTCGTGGGAGTTCAACAGGAGGGAGGGGGTCGAGTATGGAAAGATGCCTTCTGTGCTCTTTGAGTACGGGCTGAGTAGAGATGACTTTGAGAGAATGCTTGGAGAATACAGAAAACTCAGGGAGTGA
- a CDS encoding radical SAM protein, protein MKIQLEVTTSCNLNCEYCFRKRDLARNVPLSVAEKVGDADEVVIYGYGEPLLNPHLKEILRMMNGKILISTNGMVDTGFEEAAEMADRLAISIDFDARHRRGLVFESIERKLKMVGEKAVTQIVVTRDNIEVLKELVEISARYGASVQLTNVVAGNREIYSKALYFEGSRFCVEEVEKLDRDFIIRAIKDWSRGRGMYKEEYQKILKKIYDRGYSINMLYILESRDRIALARKAEKTVMECEEIAKDYGVKLEKAEFFGDSQKRECPYRDVVFVRADGKVSSCMSFAYSHKEFVNNHWKDIREFVVSDLNKEEIDDALQKISEFERLRKDMSDSFPWCADCPYVAGCWYAKNNIDCYANEPSCSECLYSSKIARCVL, encoded by the coding sequence ATGAAAATTCAGCTTGAGGTAACCACATCCTGCAACTTAAATTGCGAATACTGTTTCAGAAAAAGAGACCTCGCAAGAAACGTGCCCCTCTCTGTCGCTGAAAAGGTTGGCGACGCGGATGAGGTCGTTATTTACGGATATGGCGAACCCCTCCTCAACCCACACCTCAAAGAGATACTCAGAATGATGAATGGAAAAATCCTGATCAGCACAAACGGAATGGTTGACACAGGATTTGAGGAAGCTGCCGAGATGGCTGACAGACTTGCAATATCAATAGACTTCGACGCAAGGCACAGGAGGGGGCTTGTGTTCGAGAGCATCGAAAGGAAGCTGAAAATGGTGGGAGAAAAGGCAGTAACCCAGATTGTGGTAACGAGGGACAACATAGAGGTTTTGAAAGAACTCGTTGAGATTTCTGCACGTTACGGAGCATCAGTCCAGCTGACGAATGTCGTTGCGGGCAACAGGGAGATATACAGCAAGGCCCTCTACTTTGAGGGCAGCAGATTCTGTGTCGAAGAGGTCGAAAAACTCGACAGGGATTTCATCATCAGGGCAATAAAGGACTGGAGCAGAGGCAGGGGCATGTACAAGGAAGAATATCAGAAAATCCTGAAAAAAATCTACGACAGGGGGTATTCAATAAACATGCTCTACATTCTCGAAAGCAGAGACCGAATTGCCCTTGCCAGAAAAGCAGAAAAGACGGTCATGGAGTGTGAAGAAATTGCAAAAGATTATGGCGTAAAGCTGGAGAAAGCAGAGTTTTTCGGGGATTCACAAAAAAGAGAGTGTCCTTACAGAGATGTCGTTTTTGTCAGGGCGGATGGAAAGGTGTCCTCATGCATGAGTTTTGCATACAGTCATAAGGAATTCGTCAACAATCACTGGAAGGACATCAGAGAATTTGTCGTGTCTGATCTGAATAAAGAGGAAATCGATGATGCACTCCAGAAAATATCTGAATTCGAAAGGCTGAGGAAGGATATGAGCGACAGTTTCCCGTGGTGTGCTGACTGCCCCTATGTTGCGGGATGCTGGTACGCCAAGAACAACATAGACTGCTATGCCAACGAGCCTTCCTGCTCCGAGTGCCTCTACAGTTCGAAGATTGCGAGGTGTGTGCTATAG
- a CDS encoding acyl-CoA dehydrogenase family protein → MGKFLDLDELAEEDRLLKEEVHRFALEVMRPASIELDRMDPEERVKPGSPYFRVFREMKKLGYHRITIPEEMGGVELTPLQRYVIMEELGWGSLGLATAIGVDQIPFACAALFGPPEIYDELVVPWLEDRDGRFHGCWGVTEPEHGSDYLIALREDEDLVRKFGKGNVTAEKDGDEWIITGQKSAWVSSAPVATHCGLHAQLKDGKTLLDGLFCIVPLDADGVRKGKPADMLGMRDDPQGELFFEGVRIPESHVVVAPGFFYGVFLDQLLCLTSCGMGAFAVGLARAAFEEALNYARKRVQGGVPLVRHKNVKLRLYEMFEKIETARYYVRKVTEYTHRRIIDERTADASPRHARAAQIYAKRVAFEVANDALQIFGAYGLSREFIIEKLFRDARALQIEDGTVEVLSLEAAEDVVANYEKEYYDAGHVERWYE, encoded by the coding sequence ATGGGCAAATTTCTCGACCTCGACGAACTCGCCGAGGAGGACAGGCTTCTGAAGGAGGAGGTGCATCGCTTCGCCTTGGAAGTCATGAGGCCTGCATCGATCGAGCTGGACAGAATGGATCCAGAGGAGAGGGTCAAACCGGGGTCTCCGTACTTCAGGGTTTTCAGAGAGATGAAAAAGCTCGGATATCACAGGATAACAATTCCGGAGGAGATGGGCGGTGTTGAGCTGACACCTCTGCAGAGGTACGTGATAATGGAGGAGCTCGGATGGGGGAGTCTCGGGCTTGCAACGGCCATAGGTGTTGACCAGATTCCCTTTGCCTGTGCAGCCCTCTTTGGTCCACCGGAAATTTATGATGAGCTTGTGGTTCCCTGGCTTGAAGACCGGGATGGCAGATTCCACGGCTGCTGGGGAGTTACAGAGCCAGAGCACGGCAGCGATTATTTGATTGCCCTCAGGGAGGATGAAGACCTTGTGAGGAAGTTCGGTAAGGGCAACGTTACTGCTGAAAAGGATGGAGACGAGTGGATAATCACCGGCCAGAAATCTGCATGGGTCTCTTCAGCTCCAGTGGCCACACACTGCGGACTGCATGCGCAGCTGAAAGACGGAAAAACTCTGCTCGATGGGCTGTTCTGCATCGTTCCTCTCGATGCGGATGGGGTGAGAAAGGGAAAACCTGCTGACATGCTCGGAATGCGGGATGACCCTCAGGGAGAGCTGTTCTTCGAGGGGGTGAGGATTCCTGAAAGCCATGTTGTTGTTGCACCCGGCTTTTTCTACGGTGTGTTTCTGGATCAGCTTCTCTGCCTGACGAGCTGCGGGATGGGTGCTTTCGCGGTGGGACTTGCGAGGGCTGCATTCGAGGAGGCTCTGAATTACGCAAGGAAAAGGGTTCAGGGAGGAGTGCCCCTTGTCAGACACAAGAATGTAAAGCTCAGGCTGTATGAGATGTTCGAGAAGATTGAGACTGCTCGATACTACGTCAGAAAGGTTACCGAATACACGCACCGCAGAATAATAGATGAGAGGACTGCTGATGCCTCCCCGAGACATGCGAGGGCCGCCCAGATATACGCGAAGAGGGTAGCCTTCGAGGTTGCAAACGACGCTCTGCAGATATTTGGCGCCTACGGGCTGAGCAGGGAGTTCATAATTGAGAAGCTATTCAGGGATGCGAGGGCTTTGCAGATTGAGGATGGGACCGTGGAGGTGCTGAGCCTTGAGGCTGCGGAAGATGTTGTTGCGAATTACGAAAAGGAGTATTACGATGCTGGACATGTTGAGAGATGGTATGAATAG
- a CDS encoding acetoacetate decarboxylase family protein, which translates to MLRGIPFDSPLYEVDEDRGIEYVNCEAITAFFTIKGDVSEILPEGLKPYSDPPQGGVWISHYSFSTLGEYFEFISTVQVEDEDGEMGYYIPYIYVTNDAAMAAGRELAGAPKKLARIELSKDCDTIQGTLERPEGRRLVTFTMKPSARATGELIDLVLPRPTYLYSVRHLPPIRGKGGVTQLVRWYAEIDFHSDANGERVIFTGPGSVSYDMPSAVDPVHRIEIDEIMLSIYFRFDMKLGFDDIVREY; encoded by the coding sequence ATGCTGAGAGGAATACCGTTTGATTCACCTCTTTACGAGGTGGACGAGGATAGGGGGATAGAGTACGTGAACTGCGAGGCAATTACGGCCTTCTTTACCATAAAAGGGGATGTTTCAGAAATTCTGCCTGAAGGACTTAAACCCTACAGTGATCCACCGCAGGGAGGAGTGTGGATCTCGCATTACTCCTTCAGCACCCTCGGAGAGTATTTTGAATTCATAAGCACGGTGCAGGTGGAGGACGAGGATGGTGAGATGGGGTATTACATCCCGTACATCTACGTTACAAACGACGCTGCCATGGCCGCTGGCAGGGAGCTGGCAGGAGCGCCGAAAAAGCTCGCCAGAATCGAGCTGAGCAAGGATTGTGATACGATTCAGGGAACTCTCGAACGTCCTGAGGGCAGGAGGCTCGTGACATTCACCATGAAACCGTCTGCGAGAGCTACGGGGGAGCTGATAGATCTGGTGCTGCCCAGGCCCACGTATCTCTACTCTGTCAGACACCTTCCACCGATAAGAGGAAAGGGTGGCGTTACCCAGCTCGTCAGGTGGTATGCAGAGATTGACTTCCACAGTGATGCAAACGGAGAGAGGGTGATCTTTACAGGCCCTGGAAGTGTCAGCTATGACATGCCCTCGGCAGTAGACCCTGTTCACAGGATTGAGATTGACGAGATAATGCTTAGCATCTACTTCCGGTTCGACATGAAGCTGGGCTTTGACGACATTGTGAGAGAATACTGA
- a CDS encoding type II glyceraldehyde-3-phosphate dehydrogenase has translation MKVKVAINGYGTIGKRVADAVSLQGDMEVVGVTKTRPDFEARMGAEKYSLYAAIPDRVEAFEKAGIKVEGTIEDLLDKADVVVDCSPGKVGAENKPLYEKKGVKAIFQGGERAHVAEASFSALANYDEAVGKNFVRVVSCNTTGLARVLSIIKDMYSIKKVRATMIRRVVDPKEDKKGLVNGIMPDPVKLPSHHAEDVKTVLPDVNIVTTAFKVPTTLMHLHSIAVEIDGDVSVDDVTARFEEEPRIMLFSKEDGFTSTAKIIEFAREYRLRYDLFENAVWRESINFHDGELYITQAIHQEAIVVPENIDAIRAMFELADKWESMKKTNRTLGIV, from the coding sequence ATGAAGGTTAAGGTTGCGATAAATGGTTACGGGACTATTGGAAAGAGGGTTGCTGATGCGGTAAGCCTCCAGGGAGATATGGAAGTCGTTGGAGTTACCAAAACCCGACCAGATTTTGAGGCGAGGATGGGGGCAGAAAAGTACTCGCTCTACGCGGCAATTCCCGATAGAGTGGAGGCTTTCGAAAAGGCTGGAATAAAGGTTGAGGGCACCATCGAGGACCTGCTCGATAAAGCAGACGTTGTTGTGGACTGCTCTCCCGGAAAGGTTGGAGCGGAAAACAAACCCCTCTACGAGAAAAAGGGCGTCAAGGCGATTTTCCAGGGAGGAGAGAGAGCTCATGTTGCCGAGGCGTCATTCAGCGCCCTCGCGAACTACGATGAGGCTGTGGGAAAGAACTTTGTAAGGGTTGTGAGCTGCAACACCACGGGCCTGGCAAGGGTTCTCTCAATCATCAAGGACATGTACAGCATAAAGAAGGTCAGGGCTACGATGATAAGAAGGGTTGTAGACCCAAAGGAGGACAAAAAAGGTCTTGTGAACGGAATAATGCCCGATCCTGTGAAGCTCCCGTCTCACCACGCTGAAGACGTGAAGACCGTGCTGCCTGACGTCAACATAGTGACGACGGCATTCAAGGTGCCAACAACGCTCATGCACCTGCACAGCATAGCCGTGGAGATCGATGGAGACGTGAGTGTTGATGACGTGACAGCCAGATTCGAGGAAGAGCCGAGGATAATGCTTTTCTCGAAAGAGGATGGTTTCACCTCGACAGCAAAGATAATCGAGTTCGCGAGAGAGTACAGACTCCGCTACGACCTCTTCGAGAACGCTGTATGGCGAGAAAGCATCAACTTCCACGATGGAGAGCTTTACATAACCCAGGCCATCCATCAGGAGGCAATAGTTGTGCCAGAGAACATCGATGCAATAAGGGCGATGTTCGAGCTCGCCGACAAATGGGAGAGCATGAAGAAGACGAACAGGACGCTTGGGATTGTCTGA
- a CDS encoding magnesium transporter, whose protein sequence is MTMDYRGFQELYSARIRQLMAGTLPALLFCIFIEFIAGGVLGAYFEKLMESYRIVLVIIPGLMGLRGNIFGSMASRLTTMLHIGIMEPKISDKEVQKNILLSLWLSLIPVFILWAVGVLKVGDVWSGMYILFIIVVSTIFSTLIMGYSTAISTVIPYLRGLDPDRVAAPIITSVGDLITLPFLILFILIFEHYFSVFVLLSVISVVVFAVLAYKIKLGSDDVRTFKEVLAILGITSLIASVSGGFFEHYSDLIHASVLFSILYPAVAGTTGNFGAIVGAATSTRIHVGDIEGVIDRETLADIVIYLFTGFLISLVMNFAGIIIAKYFLGKNAGIVPEFIILYPLLLLTAMVVAYYIARFFGKLGFDPDNATVPMITTISDLMSVIFVIFISGVIVGSF, encoded by the coding sequence ATGACGATGGATTACAGAGGCTTTCAGGAGCTGTATTCTGCCAGGATAAGGCAGCTTATGGCAGGAACGCTTCCCGCTTTACTCTTCTGCATATTTATTGAGTTCATTGCAGGCGGAGTTCTCGGCGCATATTTCGAGAAACTCATGGAGTCCTACAGGATAGTCCTTGTAATCATACCCGGACTGATGGGATTGAGAGGAAACATTTTCGGCTCAATGGCTTCCCGGCTGACCACAATGCTTCACATCGGTATTATGGAGCCGAAAATATCCGATAAGGAGGTTCAGAAAAACATTCTCCTGAGTCTCTGGCTTTCTCTTATCCCTGTGTTCATTCTCTGGGCGGTTGGTGTACTGAAGGTCGGTGATGTGTGGTCCGGAATGTACATTCTTTTCATAATTGTTGTCTCAACGATTTTTTCCACACTGATCATGGGGTATTCCACAGCAATATCGACGGTGATTCCCTATTTGAGGGGTCTGGACCCGGACAGGGTTGCGGCACCCATAATCACGTCCGTTGGTGACCTAATAACACTCCCTTTTCTGATTCTGTTCATTTTAATCTTTGAACATTATTTCTCTGTTTTTGTTCTTCTCAGCGTCATCAGTGTGGTGGTTTTTGCAGTTCTGGCATATAAAATCAAACTTGGCAGCGATGACGTCAGAACCTTCAAGGAGGTTCTGGCAATACTTGGGATAACCTCGCTCATAGCCAGTGTTTCGGGAGGATTTTTTGAGCATTACAGTGATCTGATTCATGCATCAGTGCTGTTCAGCATACTGTATCCTGCCGTAGCAGGCACCACAGGTAATTTTGGCGCAATTGTGGGGGCGGCAACCTCTACAAGAATTCACGTTGGAGACATCGAGGGTGTTATTGATCGCGAAACCCTTGCGGACATAGTCATTTATCTGTTTACCGGGTTCCTGATCAGTCTTGTCATGAACTTTGCGGGCATCATTATTGCAAAGTATTTTCTGGGTAAAAACGCTGGGATAGTTCCCGAATTCATAATTCTCTATCCACTGCTTCTTCTCACCGCCATGGTTGTTGCTTATTATATAGCCAGATTTTTCGGTAAACTTGGCTTTGACCCTGACAATGCAACTGTCCCGATGATTACGACGATATCCGACCTCATGTCTGTCATCTTCGTCATCTTCATATCCGGTGTGATTGTGGGGAGTTTCTGA
- a CDS encoding CooT family nickel-binding protein, giving the protein MCESKVIFKKGEKEEVVMEDVVRIEVENGKIKMWGLLGEYDEVEGRIVLMDFRGHKIVVEGGE; this is encoded by the coding sequence ATGTGTGAGTCAAAGGTCATTTTTAAGAAGGGTGAAAAAGAGGAAGTCGTAATGGAAGACGTTGTCAGGATAGAGGTCGAAAACGGAAAGATTAAAATGTGGGGTCTTCTTGGCGAATATGACGAGGTTGAGGGCAGAATAGTACTGATGGACTTCAGAGGTCATAAAATCGTGGTGGAGGGTGGAGAATGA
- a CDS encoding DUF86 domain-containing protein, with translation MSFSTLGLPSSLLPASKSPNTKGLQIKVVNEKRVARYLDKLEHMKERIEDVIAWIDEAEEDKKSRLAVYKAFQEAVEAACDLISMFLKDSGYLPKDDYSNFEKWGELADRRISDCLKVANGLRNRLVHHYNGLDDKLALDSMRDIIPCLEEFIQVMGSWLEEKLQSM, from the coding sequence GTGAGTTTCAGCACTCTCGGCCTGCCATCATCTCTCCTGCCTGCATCAAAAAGCCCAAATACTAAGGGTTTGCAAATTAAGGTTGTGAACGAAAAGAGGGTAGCAAGATATCTTGACAAGCTGGAGCATATGAAAGAAAGGATTGAAGATGTTATTGCGTGGATCGATGAGGCAGAAGAAGATAAGAAATCAAGACTTGCAGTTTACAAGGCCTTTCAGGAAGCAGTTGAGGCTGCCTGTGATCTCATATCCATGTTTCTGAAGGACTCAGGGTATCTGCCAAAAGACGACTACTCCAACTTCGAAAAATGGGGAGAACTGGCTGACAGGAGAATATCTGACTGCCTGAAGGTGGCAAATGGTTTGAGAAACAGGCTCGTTCACCATTACAACGGGCTCGATGATAAACTCGCTCTCGATTCGATGAGGGACATCATACCCTGTCTTGAGGAATTTATTCAGGTGATGGGGTCATGGCTGGAAGAGAAATTGCAGAGCATGTAG
- a CDS encoding DNA polymerase subunit beta, with the protein MAGREIAEHVARDFEFLKDRVLAVLIFGSAVSEAEARDVDVCIVAPNGFDIREVFMRIDVTGKNYDVWLFEELPLYMKMEVILNHVVVHCKDILELYEYFYFFRKLWKDQERRNRLTKEEIGEMLRAFSGTQRRST; encoded by the coding sequence ATGGCTGGAAGAGAAATTGCAGAGCATGTAGCAAGGGATTTTGAATTTCTCAAAGATAGAGTGCTTGCGGTTCTGATTTTCGGTTCGGCAGTGAGTGAAGCAGAAGCGAGAGATGTGGATGTGTGCATCGTCGCCCCCAATGGTTTTGACATCAGGGAAGTTTTCATGAGGATAGATGTCACCGGAAAGAATTACGATGTATGGCTCTTCGAGGAGCTGCCGCTCTACATGAAGATGGAGGTTATCTTAAACCACGTGGTTGTGCACTGCAAGGACATTTTAGAGCTTTACGAGTACTTTTACTTTTTCAGAAAACTGTGGAAGGATCAGGAGAGGAGAAACCGGTTGACAAAAGAGGAAATTGGAGAAATGCTTAGAGCATTCTCAGGAACACAGAGGAGGTCAACGTAA
- a CDS encoding YbhB/YbcL family Raf kinase inhibitor-like protein, translated as MKRVLVPVVLLAVLLSGCSAEEKKVEGKLIVKSAFGNGSEIPGKYTCDGMDVNPPIHIEGLESEVKSLAIIADDPDAPSGVFTHWIAWNIPVTNEIPENIPKMGAVDRPVKMVQGVNDFGKLGYGGPCPPEGQKHRYFFRIYALDTLLDLNPGASREELEKAMKGHVIQYGEIYGVYAR; from the coding sequence ATGAAGCGTGTGCTTGTGCCTGTGGTTCTCCTTGCGGTACTGCTCTCTGGATGCTCCGCTGAAGAAAAGAAAGTAGAGGGGAAACTCATTGTTAAAAGCGCATTTGGTAATGGAAGTGAAATTCCCGGAAAGTACACATGTGATGGAATGGACGTAAACCCGCCCATCCACATCGAGGGGCTTGAGAGCGAGGTGAAGAGTCTGGCAATAATTGCAGACGATCCCGATGCACCATCCGGTGTGTTCACCCACTGGATTGCCTGGAACATCCCGGTAACGAATGAAATTCCGGAGAACATCCCGAAGATGGGAGCTGTTGACAGACCGGTAAAAATGGTTCAGGGCGTAAACGATTTTGGAAAACTTGGCTATGGCGGCCCATGCCCTCCCGAAGGCCAGAAGCACCGGTATTTCTTCAGGATTTATGCCCTCGACACATTGCTCGATCTGAACCCTGGGGCGAGCAGAGAAGAGCTGGAAAAAGCAATGAAGGGTCACGTGATTCAGTACGGGGAGATCTACGGGGTTTACGCAAGGTAG